In Electrophorus electricus isolate fEleEle1 chromosome 6, fEleEle1.pri, whole genome shotgun sequence, a single genomic region encodes these proteins:
- the zgc:77151 gene encoding AT-rich interactive domain-containing protein 5B — MEQNTIQWLGPPCCLRGAFAFYKAVCYKPEPGASAKVWRLGEFYYVRCGSQEPVSIAEVTLLWEDQRQRHLLASSRLYFPPEDTPKGRTGEHGEDEVLAVSKKVVLRVEDLVNWTCTESPQWKHSCLNSSILNVPDTSPCATDSQGLKTEDGFMGVQQRVKVLSYPQYCRFRSLQRRLQDQSGSPGLHNPHLLALGGLKMTLHNTRVLYCRDTFNHPNLGNNLSLMSHFGCPSLSLKGRPRKRKGRESSGSDQQHLSKSEPWGERMKENVMGGTEESWEGSWLPHPEEQLFLDQLYVFMERRGSPISKVPNLGFKKIDLFLMYSIVKKLGGYESVTSQRLWKTVYNELGGSPGSTSAATCTRRHYEKLMLPYEQHVKGADQEQSRAKATVASAVSIRRPARGRGAQTTLKKNGVTNQATPPDGVVVRKRGRPPGKRNAKALARGRVGRPPLHAKTCGEQGASDESQALPIFQEPRLSQAPASTTPLPHQPKVDKEVKTELEPSAPSLSGQSKLQIGTSLEGFSPTNGMCPLDFVRARLGFNSVGIPHVMSQDPLAPNQPAPLSQTKACSPETSENLQHQCSGCSLEDPSWTGGPKEGRTTRPPLPPLKILPLDIDCSLQLRQLMRTRLGTAHMNSFTKRLSEALSQDLSKTYEPNGHSISTSPEQAVPLNLSKKNTSKRSSDEAEIGDLQCQEFEGSKAKTAKMEPEDLRLPQKQNGVSLGVPVVQEEPADLSSPCRVRALPQDRTSLASTCPEAGDLSSKLEPDASSDSVFPTSVVPSTLSALKQKESELIPVDAKLGETHVWKSEPERALVPQSPEPCLKDELVSQRMPYKDSKMQNYKVPSLKELSSSHLSKPSQSC; from the exons ATGGAGCAGAATACGATACAG TGGCTGGGCCCTCCCTGCTGCCTCCGAGGTGCCTTTGCCTTCTATAAGGCCGTGTGCTACAAGCCAGAACCTGGGGCTTCTGCTAAGGTGTGGAGACTGGGCGAGTTCTACTATGTGCGCTGTGGCTCCCAGGAGCCAGTGAGCATTGCAGAAGTCACGCTGCTGTGGGAAGATCAAAGACAGCGCCACCTTTTGGCAAGCTCCAGACTCTATTTCCCACCAGAGGACACACCAAAAGGCAGGACTGGGGAACATGGAGAG GATGAAGTCCTCGCCGTGTCAAAAAAAGTTGTGCTCCGAGTTGAGGATCTGGTGAATTGGACGTGTACAGAGTCACCCCAGTGGAAACATAGCTGCCTGAACTCCAGTATCCTTAATGTACCTGACACTTCCCCATGTGCAACAGACTCTCAGGGATTAAAAACAGAGG ATGGTTTCATGGGAGTGCAGCAGAGGGTCAAGGTGCTGAGCTACCCGCAGTACTGCCGTTTTCGCTCCCTGCAGAGGCGCCTCCAGGACCAGAGCGGTTCCCCTGGCCTGCACAACCCTCACCTGCTGGCTCTTGGGGGGCTAAAGATGACCCTGCACAACACACGAGTGCTGTACTGCAGGGATACTTTCAACCACCCAAATCTGGGCAACAACCTCAGCTTAATGTCTCATTTTG GTTGCCCTTCTCTAAGCCTGAAGGGGCGACCACGAAAAAGAAAGGGTAGAGAGAGCAGTGGCAGTGACCAGCAGCACCTCAGCAAGTCTGAGCCATGGGGAGAGAGGATGAAG GAAAATGTGATGGGCGGCACTGAGGAGAGTTGGGAGGGCAGCTGGCTCCCACACCCTGAGGAACAGctgttcctggatcagctcTATGTCTTCATGGAGCGCAGGGGGTCCCCTATCAGCAAGGTCCCCAACTTGGGCTTCAAGAAGA TTGATCTCTTCCTCATGTACTCTATTGTCAAAAAGCTGGGTGGCTATGAGAGT GTGACGTCGCAGCGATTGTGGAAGACGGTGTATAATGAGCTGGGTGGTAGCCCAGGCAGCACCAGCGCTGCCACCTGTACCAGGAGACATTACGAAAA GCTTATGCTCCCATATGAGCAGCACGTGAAGGGGGCAGATCAAGAGCAGAGCAGGGCCAAGGCAACGGTAGCCTCAGCGGTGTCCATCAGAAGGCCTGCACGTGGGCGTGGAGCCCAGACCACCCTGAAGAAGAACGGGGTCACTAATCAG GCAACACCACCAGATGGTGTAGTTGTGCGAAAAAGAGGAAGACCTCCTGGCAAACGGAATGCTAAAGCATTGGCTAGGGGCAGAGTTGGGAGACCACCTTTACATGCTAAAACGTGCGGTGAACAGGGAGCAAGTGACGAGTCGCAAGCTTTGCCCATCTTCCAGGAACCAAGGCTTTCTCAGGCACCAGCGTCCACCACTCCTCTCCCCCACCAGCCTAAAGTGGACAAAGAAGTAAAAACTGAGCTGGAACCTTCAGCTCCTTCATTGTCTGGTCAGTCTAAGCTTCAGATTGGCACCTCACTGGAAGGGTTTAGCCCCACCAATGGCATGTGTCCTTTGGACTTTGTCAGGGCTCGTCTTGGTTTTAATTCAGTGGGCATTCCGCATGTAATGTCCCAAGACCCTCTAGCCCCTAACCAGCCAGCACCGCTCAGCCAAACCAAAGCCTGCAGCCCGGAGACATCGGAGAATCTCCAGCACCAGTGCTCTGGGTGTAGCTTGGAGGATCCGTCCTGGACTGGAGGCCCCAAAGAGGGCCGGACTACTAGGCCGCCACTGCCTCCTCTCAAGATCCTCCCTCTGGATATTGATTGCAGTCTGCAGCTACGGCAGCTGATGCGTACGCGCCTTGGCACAGCGCACATGAACTCCTTCACCAAGCGTCTGTCTGAGGCCTTGTCTCAGGACCTTAGCAAGACCTACGAGCCCAATGGCCACTCCATTTCCACCTCTCCAGAGCAAGCAGTCCCACTGAACCTGAGCAAGAAGAACACCAGCAAGAGGTCCTCTGATGAAGCAGAGATCGGGGACTTGCAATGTCAAGAATTCGAAGGTTCCAAGGCCAAGACAGCGAAGATGGAACCTGAGGATCTCCGTCTGCCTCAAAAGCAGAATGGAGTTTCTTTGGGGGTTCCAGTGGTCCAGGAGGAACCAGCTGATCTGAGTTCTCCATGCAGGGTCAGGGCTCTTCCACAAGATCGGACTAGCTTAGCCTCCACTTGCCCTGAGGCTGGAGATTTATCTTCTAAACTTGAACCTGATGCCTCCTCAGACAGTGTTTTCCCCACCAGTGTTGTCCCCTCTACTCTCAGTGCtctaaaacagaaagaaagtgaaTTGATCCCAGTGGATGCCAAGTTGGGGGAGACCCATGTTTGGAAGTCAGAACCCGAGAGGGCACTGGTTCCTCAGAGTCCAGAACCTTGCCTTAAGGATGAGCTTGTTTCCCAGCGTATGCCTTATAAGGATTCTAAAATGCAAAACTATAAAGTTCCCTCTCTCAAAGAACTCTCCAGTTCCCATTTATCTAAGCCATCACAAAGCTGTTGA